The following are encoded in a window of Vicia villosa cultivar HV-30 ecotype Madison, WI unplaced genomic scaffold, Vvil1.0 ctg.001584F_1_1, whole genome shotgun sequence genomic DNA:
- the LOC131635902 gene encoding WEB family protein At3g02930, chloroplastic-like — translation MASKASTATTRSKISENSNKGVSPATPRVSKVSKVVSKSETESPPPLQNSQLSVERSPRSVISKPPVERKSAKASSTTPDKQVARAAKGSELQNQLNVAQDDLKKAKEQIVQAEKEKEKITDELKEAQRVAEEANEKLREALVDQKRAKEESEIEKFRAVELEQAGIETVKKKEEEWQKELESVKNQHALDVAALASTTEELQQIKQELAMMCDAKDQALNHADDAAKIAEVHAEKAESYAAELAQLKALLDSKQETEASDNRLIVKLKKEVKALKQELDKEMSYDEKLTEKENLIEQLNVELESSRMAESYARSLLEEWKKKVEELKMRVEESNRLERSASESLESVMKQLEGSNDLLHDAESVVGPLKEKVGLLEMTIARQKTDLEESERRLLIAKEESLENSKKIESLKSELETVKEEKDQALDNEQLAASSVQTLLEEKNKLFNELKNSREEEEKSKKAMESLASALHEISAESREAKENLLGNQAERQSYENQIEDLKLVLKGTNEKYESMLDEARHEIDVLIFSIESSKNVFENSKAEWEQRELHLVSSLKKAEEGNATTEKEINRLVYLLKEVEEEENSNREEETRLKENLNEVEAEAIHLQEALKEVTSENVKLKENILDKENEMQNVFQENDELRAREAESIKKVEELSKLLEEAATRNHNDQENGDLSDSEKDYDLLPKVIEFSEQNGHGYVGEDIPKVELSINQGLKHSLQEESITLNDKTDEKIESPKPVDANGKPKEDESKGNDDPEEVEFKMWESYKIEKKEFSFSPEREAEPESLEEEVESKIEEDGGRESFDKINGTAVTENIDNGGSSPLKEQQQLKKKKKPLLGKFGSLLKKKGGSNQK, via the exons ATGGCTTCAAAAGCTTCTACTGCTACTACTAG ATCGAAAATATCGGAAAATTCGAACAAAGGTGTATCACCGGCTACGCCCAGAGTCAGTAAAGTTAGTAAAGTAGTGAGCAAATCAGAAACTGAATCGCCGCCTCCCTTGCAAAATTCACAGCTTTCTGTGGAAAGATCGCCGCGATCCGTGATTTCTAAGCCTCCTGTTGAGCGGAAATCAGCTAAAGCTAGTTCCACAACACCGGAT aAACAAGTAGCAAGAGCTGCAAAGGGTTCAGAATTGCAGAACCAGTTGAATGTAGCTCAAGATGATCTAAAGAAAGCAAAGGAACAGATCGTTCAGGCTGAGAAGGAGAAGGAAAAAATTACTGATGAGTTGAAAGAAGCACAGAGAGTAGCCGAGGAAGCAAATGAGAAACTCAGGGAAGCATTGGTGGATCAAAAGCGGGCCAAGGAGGAATCTGAAATAGAAAAATTCCGAGCTGTTGAATTGGAACAGGCTGGAATTGAAactgtgaagaagaaggaagaggAATGGCAAAAAGAGCTTGAAAGTGTGAAGAACCAGCATGCCTTGGATGTGGCTGCTCTTGCTTCCACCACTGAGGAGCTTCAGCAGATTAAACAAGAACTCGCCATGATGTGTGATGCTAAGGACCAGGCATTGAATCATGCTGATGATGCAGCTAAAATTGCCGAGGTTCATGCTGAGAAAGCAGAAAGTTATGCAGCTGAATTGGCGCAGTTGAAGGCCTTACTGGATTCAAAACAAGAAACAGAAGCCAGTGATAATAGGCTTATAGTGAAGCTGAAAAAAGAGGTAAAAGCTCTCAAGCAAGAACTTGATAAGGAAATGAGTTATGATGAGAAGTTGACAGAGAAAGAAAATCTTATTGAACAACTTAATGTAGAACTTGAATCCTCGAGGATGGCAGAATCTTATGCTCGCAGTCTGCTAGAGGAGTGGAAGAAGAAGGTTGAGGAACTGAAAATGAGGGTTGAAGAATCAAACAGGTTGGAGAGATCCGCATCAGAATCCTTGGAATCTGTAATGAAACAGCTAGAAGGAAGCAATGATCTGTTGCATGATGCAGAGTCTGTAGTTGGTCCTCTTAAAGAGAAGGTGGGATTGTTAGAAATGACAATTGCGAGACAAAAAACTGATCTTGAGGAATCTGAACGTCGCCTTCTTATCGCTAAGGAAGAAAGTCTCGAAAATTCAAAGAAGATTGAGTCTCTCAAATCTGAACTTGAGACGGTGAAGGAAGAGAAAGACCAGGCTTTGGATAATGAACAACTTGCAGCCTCTAGTGTGCAGACCTTattagaagagaaaaacaaacttTTCAATGAATTGAAGAATTctagggaagaagaagaaaagagtaAAAAGGCAATGGAAAGCTTAGCTTCTGCATTACATGAAATATCTGCAGAATCTAGAGAAGCCAAAGAGAATCTACTGGGCAATCAAGCTGAAAGGCAAAGCTATGAAAACCAGATTGAAGATTTAAAGTTAGTCTTAAAAGGTACTAATGAAAAATATGAGTCGATGCTTGACGAGGCACGACATGAAATTGATGTTCTTATATTCAGTATTGAAAGCTCGAAGAATGTCTTTGAGAACTCAAAGGCTGAGTGGGAGCAAAGAGAGCTTCATCTAGTCAGCAGCCTGAAGAAAGCTGAAGAAGGGAACGCGACCacggaaaaagaaataaataggtTAGTTTATCTGCTTAAAGAAGTTGAGGAAGAAGAAAATTCCAACAGGGAGGAAGAAACTCGGTTGAAAGAAAATCTGAATGAAGTTGAGGCCGAGGCAATCCACCTGCAGGAAGCTCTGAAGGAAGTAACGTCTGAAAACGTGAAATTGAAGGAGAATATATTggataaagaaaatgaaatgcAGAATGTTTTTCAAGAAAACGATGAACTCCGGGCTAGGGAAGCCGAATCTATTAAGAAGGTGGAAGAGTTGTCTAAGTTGCTGGAAGAAGCTGCGACGAGAAACCACAATGACCAAGAAAATGGTGATCTTTCAGACAGTGAGAAGGACTATGATTTGCTTCCTAAAGTAATTGAATTTTCTGAACAGAATGGTCATGGATATGTTGGAGAGGACATTCCAAAGGTTGAGCTTTCCATCAATCAAGGACTCAAACATAGCTTACAAGAAGAAAGTATAACCTTGAATGACAAAACCGATGAGAAAATCGAATCTCCAAAACCTGTGGATGCGAACGGAAAACCAAAGGAAGATGAGAGTAAAGGAAATGATGATCCAGAAGAAGTAGAATTCAAAATGTGGGAGAGTTACAAGATAGAGAAAAAGGAATTCTCTTTCTCGCCAGAAAGAGAAGCAGAGCCTGAATCacttgaagaggaagttgagtcaaAGATAGAAGAAGATGGCGGTCGTGAGAGCTTTGATAAGATAAATGGAACCGCTGTCACAGAGAACATTGACAATGGTGGGAGCTCACCATTAAAAGAACAACAacagttgaagaagaagaagaaaccttTGCTTGGAAAGTTTGGAAGCCTGCTCAAGAAAAAGGGTGGTAGCAACCAGAAATAG